From the Kitasatospora viridis genome, one window contains:
- the pepN gene encoding aminopeptidase N, with product MPGKNLSRDEAQQRAGLLSVIGYEVHLDVTSAPEADAATFRSVTTIRFRCAEPGASSFADLLAPAVRAVTLNGRALDPAQVFDGARVALDDLAAENVLVVDADCAYSRTGEGMHRFTDPVDGETYLYTHFEPADARRVFANFEQPDLKAPYRFTVTAPAAWDVYGNAAEESVAAEGTARTWTFLPTRPISTYLTAVVAGPYHVARDSWAGELPDGSTLEIPLAATCRKSLAPYFDAEEIFEVTKQGLDFFHREFDYPYPFGKYDQLFVPEYNIGAMENPGCVTFREEYVFRSKVTEASYQGRANTILHEMAHMWFGDLVTMKWWDDLWLKESFADFMGSFGLQEATKYQSAWVTFANQRKAWAYRQDQYPTTHPITADIRDVEDAKLNFDGITYAKGAAVLKQLVAYVGRDAFFDGARQYFKRHAFGNTVLGDLLEVLAETSGRGAAAMADWSAAWLETSGVNTLTPVVTVDAEDRIAELMIIQDGETTRPHRIAVGLYDREPDGALVRSARVEVDITGNWTAVEEVVGRPRPALVLVNDDDLTYCKIRFDDDSLATLRESLGDIRDTLARALAWSACWNLTRDGLLPARDYLDLVLEFAGAESDIGVLQTLHAQAHVALDVFVDPSYRAEGGRLIADAALRELRAAAPGSDHQLAWARFLASSADSAEHLQLLEGLLAGTARIDGLEVDQDLRWLLWTALAAAGRADQAQLDAELARDNTASGSQKRTQALAARPTAEAKAAAWSAVVDSDELPNAMVGAQTAGFQQAGQRELTAPYVARYFELLETIWAERSIEIAIRFVGGFFPRLQTDQATLDATGAWLTEHPQAAPALRRLVLECQDELARALQAQQADRG from the coding sequence GTGCCGGGCAAGAACCTCAGCCGCGACGAAGCTCAGCAGCGCGCCGGCCTCCTCAGCGTGATCGGTTACGAGGTGCACCTCGACGTCACCAGCGCGCCGGAGGCCGACGCGGCCACCTTCCGCTCCGTGACCACCATCCGCTTCCGCTGCGCCGAACCGGGCGCGAGCAGCTTCGCCGACCTGCTGGCCCCGGCCGTGCGGGCGGTCACCCTGAACGGCCGCGCGCTCGACCCGGCCCAGGTCTTCGACGGCGCCCGGGTGGCCCTGGACGACCTGGCCGCGGAGAACGTCCTGGTGGTGGACGCCGACTGCGCGTACAGCCGCACCGGCGAGGGCATGCACCGGTTCACCGACCCGGTGGACGGCGAGACCTACCTCTACACGCACTTCGAACCGGCCGACGCCCGCCGGGTGTTCGCCAACTTCGAGCAGCCCGACCTGAAGGCGCCCTACCGGTTCACCGTCACCGCGCCGGCCGCCTGGGACGTCTACGGCAACGCCGCCGAGGAGTCCGTCGCCGCCGAGGGCACCGCCCGCACCTGGACCTTCCTGCCGACCCGGCCGATCTCCACCTACCTGACCGCCGTGGTCGCCGGGCCGTACCACGTGGCCCGGGACTCCTGGGCCGGCGAACTGCCGGACGGCAGCACGCTGGAGATCCCGCTCGCCGCCACCTGCCGCAAGTCGCTGGCGCCGTACTTCGACGCCGAGGAGATCTTCGAGGTCACCAAGCAGGGCCTGGACTTCTTCCACCGCGAGTTCGACTACCCGTACCCGTTCGGCAAGTACGACCAGCTCTTCGTGCCGGAGTACAACATCGGCGCGATGGAGAACCCGGGCTGCGTCACCTTCCGCGAGGAGTACGTCTTCCGCTCCAAGGTGACCGAGGCCTCGTACCAGGGCCGGGCCAACACCATCCTGCACGAGATGGCGCACATGTGGTTCGGCGACCTGGTCACCATGAAGTGGTGGGACGACCTGTGGCTGAAGGAGTCCTTCGCCGACTTCATGGGCTCGTTCGGCCTGCAGGAGGCCACCAAGTACCAGTCCGCCTGGGTCACCTTCGCCAACCAGCGCAAGGCCTGGGCCTACCGGCAGGACCAGTACCCGACCACCCACCCGATCACCGCGGACATCCGGGACGTCGAGGACGCCAAGCTCAACTTCGACGGCATCACCTACGCCAAGGGCGCCGCGGTGCTCAAGCAGCTGGTCGCCTACGTCGGGCGGGACGCGTTCTTCGACGGCGCCCGGCAGTACTTCAAGCGGCACGCCTTCGGCAACACGGTGCTCGGCGACCTGCTGGAGGTGCTGGCCGAGACCTCCGGGCGCGGCGCCGCGGCGATGGCCGACTGGTCGGCGGCCTGGCTGGAGACCTCGGGCGTCAACACGCTCACCCCGGTCGTCACGGTCGACGCCGAGGACCGGATCGCCGAACTGATGATCATTCAGGACGGCGAGACGACCCGCCCGCACCGGATCGCCGTCGGCCTCTACGACCGGGAGCCGGACGGCGCCCTGGTGCGCAGCGCCCGGGTGGAGGTGGACATCACCGGCAACTGGACCGCGGTCGAGGAGGTGGTCGGCCGGCCCCGCCCGGCCCTGGTCCTGGTCAACGACGACGACCTGACGTACTGCAAGATCCGGTTCGACGACGACTCGCTGGCCACCCTGCGCGAGTCGCTCGGCGACATCCGGGACACCCTGGCCCGCGCCCTCGCCTGGTCGGCCTGCTGGAACCTGACCCGGGACGGGCTGCTGCCGGCCCGCGACTACCTGGACCTGGTGCTGGAGTTCGCCGGCGCGGAGTCCGACATCGGCGTGCTGCAGACCCTGCACGCCCAGGCGCACGTCGCGCTCGACGTCTTCGTGGACCCGTCCTACCGGGCCGAGGGCGGCCGGCTGATCGCCGACGCCGCGCTGCGCGAGCTGCGCGCCGCCGCGCCCGGCAGCGACCACCAGCTGGCCTGGGCCCGGTTCCTGGCGTCGAGCGCCGACTCCGCCGAGCACCTGCAGCTGCTGGAGGGCCTGCTGGCCGGCACCGCCCGGATCGACGGCCTGGAGGTGGACCAGGACCTGCGCTGGCTGCTCTGGACCGCGCTGGCCGCCGCCGGTCGGGCCGACCAGGCCCAGCTGGACGCCGAGCTGGCCCGGGACAACACCGCCAGCGGCAGCCAGAAGCGCACCCAGGCGCTGGCCGCCCGGCCGACCGCCGAGGCCAAGGCGGCGGCCTGGTCGGCCGTGGTCGACTCGGACGAGCTGCCGAACGCGATGGTCGGCGCGCAGACCGCCGGCTTCCAGCAGGCCGGCCAGCGCGAGCTGACCGCGCCGTACGTCGCGCGCTACTTCGAGCTGCTGGAGACCATCTGGGCCGAGCGCAGCATCGAGATCGCGATCCGCTTCGTCGGCGGCTTCTTCCCGCGGCTGCAGACCGACCAGGCCACCCTGGACGCCACCGGCGCCTGGCTGACCGAGCACCCGCAGGCCGCGCCGGCGCTGCGCCGGCTGGTGCTGGAGTGCCAGGACGAGCTGGCCCGGGCGCTGCAGGCCCAGCAGGCCGACCGCGGCTGA
- a CDS encoding amino acid permease, with amino-acid sequence MTATTAPPEAPEAPEAQATPQLSHGLKQRHLSMIALGGVIGAGLFVGSGAGIAAAGPGIILAFTAAGLLVMLIMRMLGEMSAAHPASGSFSVHAEREIGPWAGLTAGWMYWVMLCCGVAAEATAAGSIMNSWLPGVPGWGWVAVFMAFFCASNLTAVKNFGEFEFWFAAVKITAIVAFLVLGVLGVTGVLHAAPGTGNLTGHGGFLPHGTSGLITGLLASVFAYGGLETVTIAAAESDDPRRNVANAVRTAVWRIAVFYIGSMALVVTLVPWNDPDVVKLGPYVTVLRFLHIPGAAQVMQAVVLIALLSAMNANIYGSSRMAYSLVSRGQGPKALARVSGGVPRLAVLASCAFGFGAVLAGYWWPDTVFTWLMNTTGVAILVVWLFIGVSQLRMRRRLEREAPEQLVVRMWAYPYLTWVAIAGVVALLALMTTTAGNRDQLYAAAVLVAALGAVGYWRQRRVRGA; translated from the coding sequence ATGACCGCGACCACCGCTCCTCCCGAGGCCCCCGAGGCCCCCGAGGCCCAGGCCACGCCCCAGCTGAGCCACGGCCTGAAGCAGCGCCACCTCTCGATGATCGCGCTCGGCGGGGTGATCGGCGCCGGCCTCTTCGTCGGCTCCGGCGCGGGCATCGCGGCGGCCGGACCCGGCATCATCCTGGCCTTCACCGCGGCGGGCCTGCTGGTGATGCTGATCATGCGGATGCTCGGTGAGATGTCCGCCGCGCACCCGGCCTCGGGCTCGTTCTCGGTGCACGCCGAGCGGGAGATCGGGCCGTGGGCCGGGCTGACCGCCGGCTGGATGTACTGGGTGATGCTCTGCTGCGGGGTCGCGGCGGAGGCCACCGCGGCCGGCTCGATCATGAACTCCTGGCTCCCGGGGGTGCCGGGCTGGGGCTGGGTCGCCGTCTTCATGGCGTTCTTCTGCGCCAGCAACCTGACCGCGGTGAAGAACTTCGGCGAGTTCGAGTTCTGGTTCGCGGCGGTCAAGATCACCGCGATCGTCGCCTTCCTGGTGCTCGGCGTGCTCGGCGTCACCGGCGTGCTGCACGCGGCCCCCGGCACCGGCAACCTGACCGGCCACGGCGGCTTCCTGCCGCACGGCACCAGCGGCCTGATCACCGGTCTGCTGGCCTCGGTCTTCGCCTACGGCGGCCTGGAGACCGTCACCATCGCGGCGGCCGAGTCCGACGACCCGCGCCGCAACGTGGCCAACGCGGTGCGCACCGCGGTCTGGCGGATCGCCGTCTTCTACATCGGCTCGATGGCGCTGGTGGTCACCCTGGTGCCGTGGAACGACCCGGACGTGGTCAAGCTGGGCCCCTACGTGACGGTGCTGCGGTTCCTGCACATCCCGGGCGCCGCCCAGGTGATGCAGGCCGTGGTGCTGATCGCCCTGCTGAGCGCGATGAACGCCAACATCTACGGCTCCTCCCGGATGGCGTACTCGCTGGTCTCCCGCGGCCAGGGCCCGAAGGCGCTGGCCCGGGTCAGCGGCGGGGTCCCGCGGCTGGCCGTGCTCGCCTCCTGCGCCTTCGGCTTCGGGGCGGTGCTGGCCGGCTACTGGTGGCCCGACACCGTCTTCACCTGGCTGATGAACACCACCGGCGTGGCGATCCTGGTCGTCTGGCTCTTCATCGGCGTCTCGCAGCTGCGGATGCGCCGCCGTCTGGAGCGCGAGGCCCCCGAGCAGCTGGTGGTCCGGATGTGGGCCTACCCGTACCTGACCTGGGTGGCCATCGCCGGGGTGGTCGCACTGCTCGCCCTGATGACCACCACGGCCGGCAACCGCGACCAGCTGTACGCGGCCGCGGTGCTGGTCGCGGCGCTCGGCGCGGTCGGGTACTGGCGCCAACGACGCGTTCGGGGTGCGTGA
- a CDS encoding biotin transporter BioY, producing the protein MALAAPLPSRPVLADLLPAAGSRTGAALRELALVGGGAALTGLAAQWSVAVPGSPVPVTGQTFAALLVGTALGARRGVAALGLYLLAGAAGLPWFAQGSAGWSMPSFGYVLGFVLAAAVTGLLARRGADRGPLRTAAAMVLGNLAIYAVGVPYLAASLHVSLAKAAHLGLYPYLVGDALKTAVAMGALPLTWKLLRGRV; encoded by the coding sequence ATGGCCCTTGCCGCCCCGCTCCCGTCCCGCCCCGTGCTGGCCGACCTGCTGCCCGCGGCCGGCAGCCGGACCGGGGCCGCCCTGCGCGAACTGGCCCTGGTCGGCGGCGGCGCCGCGCTCACCGGCCTGGCTGCGCAGTGGTCGGTGGCGGTGCCCGGCTCGCCGGTGCCGGTGACCGGCCAGACCTTCGCCGCGCTGCTGGTCGGCACCGCGCTCGGCGCCCGCCGGGGCGTCGCCGCGCTCGGCCTCTACCTGCTGGCCGGCGCGGCCGGGCTGCCCTGGTTCGCCCAGGGCTCGGCCGGCTGGTCGATGCCGAGCTTCGGCTACGTGCTCGGCTTCGTGCTGGCCGCCGCCGTCACCGGCCTGCTGGCCCGGCGCGGCGCCGACCGCGGCCCGCTGCGCACCGCCGCCGCCATGGTGCTGGGCAACCTGGCGATCTACGCGGTCGGCGTGCCCTACCTGGCCGCCTCGCTGCACGTGTCGCTGGCCAAGGCGGCCCACCTGGGGCTCTACCCCTACCTGGTGGGCGACGCGTTGAAGACCGCGGTGGCGATGGGCGCCCTGCCGCTGACCTGGAAGCTGCTGCGCGGCCGGGTCTGA
- a CDS encoding ribose-5-phosphate isomerase, protein MRVYLGSDHAGYELKNHLVEWLTAAGHEPIDCGPHIYDAEDDYPPFCLRAAERTAADPEALGIVIGGSGNGEQIAANKVKGVRAALAWSEQTAALGREHNNANVVSIGGRMHTQEEATKFVEIFLATPYSGEPRHTRRIEMLSAYETTGELPAIPAHHPQG, encoded by the coding sequence ATGCGCGTTTACCTGGGTTCCGACCATGCCGGATACGAACTGAAGAACCACCTCGTCGAGTGGCTCACCGCGGCCGGCCACGAGCCGATCGACTGCGGCCCGCACATCTACGACGCCGAGGACGACTACCCGCCGTTCTGCCTGCGCGCCGCCGAGCGCACCGCCGCCGACCCCGAGGCGCTGGGCATCGTGATCGGCGGCTCGGGCAACGGCGAGCAGATCGCCGCCAACAAGGTGAAGGGCGTGCGGGCCGCGCTGGCCTGGAGCGAGCAGACCGCCGCGCTCGGCCGCGAGCACAACAACGCCAACGTGGTCAGCATCGGCGGCCGGATGCACACCCAGGAGGAGGCGACCAAGTTCGTCGAGATCTTCCTGGCCACCCCGTACAGCGGCGAGCCCCGGCACACCCGCCGGATCGAGATGCTCAGCGCCTACGAGACCACCGGTGAGCTGCCCGCCATCCCGGCCCACCACCCGCAGGGCTGA
- a CDS encoding GNAT family N-acetyltransferase translates to MTHLPQEHGPLEPRVLQAAEWDGWYDALETAFGSAESPERRAMWQALTEVDRSLAVWDGDRPVGAAGAFSFRLAVPGGAVLPAAGVTMVGVLPTHRRRGVLTALMRRQLDDVHERGESLAVLTASEPGIYGRYGYGLASWQLGVRIDRARARVARPAGEPVRLRLADPAGSAADCERLYAAQVPLRPGMLARRPGWERVALFDPPSERGGRAPLQCVLAEDRADATLLGYARYSVGISWEHGGPGGEVRVREVTAATPGARAALWNYLLELDLTDTVVAASLPVDDPLLHLVSDPRRLRSQLSDALFVRLVEVGDALRSRRYAAPVDLVLAVEDEFCPWNTGRWHLHAAGPEHPAACEPTEDAADLALSVRELGAAYLGGCTLAAQAAAGLVRELRPGALARASAAFGWPVAPWLPHGF, encoded by the coding sequence ATGACACATCTCCCGCAGGAGCACGGCCCGCTCGAACCGCGGGTCCTCCAGGCCGCCGAGTGGGACGGCTGGTACGACGCGCTGGAGACCGCCTTCGGCTCGGCCGAGTCCCCCGAGCGCCGGGCCATGTGGCAGGCGCTGACCGAGGTCGACCGCTCGCTGGCGGTCTGGGACGGCGACCGGCCGGTCGGCGCGGCCGGCGCCTTCTCGTTCCGGCTCGCGGTGCCGGGCGGGGCGGTGCTGCCGGCCGCCGGGGTGACCATGGTCGGGGTGCTGCCGACCCACCGCCGGCGCGGGGTGCTCACCGCACTGATGCGCCGTCAGCTGGACGACGTGCACGAGCGCGGCGAGTCGCTGGCCGTGCTGACCGCCTCCGAGCCGGGCATCTACGGCCGCTACGGGTACGGCCTGGCCAGCTGGCAGCTGGGCGTGCGGATCGACCGGGCCAGGGCCCGGGTGGCCCGGCCGGCCGGCGAGCCGGTGCGGCTGCGACTGGCCGACCCGGCCGGCTCGGCCGCCGACTGCGAGCGGCTCTACGCCGCCCAGGTGCCGCTGCGCCCGGGCATGCTGGCCCGCCGGCCCGGCTGGGAGCGGGTGGCGCTGTTCGACCCGCCGAGCGAGCGGGGCGGCCGCGCCCCGCTGCAGTGCGTGCTGGCCGAGGACCGGGCGGACGCCACGCTGCTCGGCTACGCCCGCTACTCGGTCGGGATCAGCTGGGAGCACGGCGGTCCGGGCGGCGAGGTGCGGGTGCGCGAGGTGACCGCGGCGACCCCCGGGGCCCGCGCCGCGCTCTGGAACTACCTGCTGGAGCTGGACCTGACCGACACCGTGGTGGCGGCCAGCCTGCCGGTGGACGACCCGCTGCTGCACCTGGTCTCGGACCCGCGGCGGCTGCGCTCGCAGCTGTCCGACGCGCTCTTCGTCCGGCTGGTGGAGGTGGGCGACGCGCTGCGCTCGCGGCGGTACGCGGCCCCGGTGGACCTGGTGCTGGCGGTCGAGGACGAGTTCTGCCCGTGGAACACCGGGCGCTGGCACCTGCACGCCGCGGGGCCGGAGCACCCGGCGGCCTGCGAGCCGACCGAGGACGCGGCCGACCTGGCGCTGTCGGTGCGCGAGTTGGGGGCCGCCTACCTGGGCGGCTGCACGCTGGCGGCGCAGGCGGCGGCCGGGCTGGTCCGCGAGCTGCGCCCGGGCGCGCTGGCCCGGGCGTCGGCCGCCTTCGGCTGGCCGGTCGCCCCCTGGCTGCCGCACGGCTTCTGA
- a CDS encoding PP2C family protein-serine/threonine phosphatase, translating to MAGSTPGSRPQTTATGTVSADPVAARLRKRLYRARRTLRRTGVDYFRGDGADWLAFAVLLLLVPVLVVLNVWLPAWVPPTTLVLPILAGALLLRPVSLVLLYATAALGLSTESVIHTGERAASQHPESYVFGVTPGAALVVGAVGVAGLLLAQFRSRVGVPWRSGGSMLFDLRERLKVQSQVPVLPVGWHADMALRPAGGQSFSGDFVVAARTGPGRRMLEVVLADVSGKGMDAGSRALLLSGAFGGLLGSLPPHDFLPAANGYLLRQDWEEGFASAVHLALDLDSGEYELLSAGHLPGMQRLAGAGRWESKESAEGPLLGLYDGAKFEGVRGRLGRGDVLMLCTDGMVEVSGRDLSEGMDRLMGEADRLVAGGQLGRAAGGAAGRLIETVAKDINDDRAVLLIWRE from the coding sequence ATGGCTGGCAGCACGCCGGGCTCCAGGCCCCAGACGACTGCGACCGGGACGGTCTCCGCCGACCCCGTGGCGGCCCGGTTGCGCAAGCGGCTCTACCGGGCCCGCCGAACCCTGCGCCGGACCGGGGTGGACTACTTCCGCGGCGACGGGGCGGACTGGCTGGCCTTCGCCGTGCTGCTGCTCCTGGTGCCGGTGCTGGTCGTGCTGAACGTCTGGCTGCCCGCCTGGGTGCCGCCCACCACGCTGGTGCTGCCGATCCTGGCCGGCGCGCTGCTGCTGCGCCCGGTCTCGCTGGTGCTGCTCTACGCCACCGCCGCGCTCGGCCTGTCCACCGAGTCGGTGATCCACACCGGCGAGCGGGCGGCCAGCCAGCACCCCGAGTCCTACGTCTTCGGGGTCACCCCCGGCGCCGCCCTGGTGGTCGGCGCGGTCGGGGTGGCCGGGCTGCTGCTGGCCCAGTTCCGCAGCCGGGTCGGGGTGCCGTGGCGCAGCGGCGGCTCGATGCTCTTCGACCTGCGCGAGCGGCTCAAGGTGCAGAGCCAGGTGCCGGTGCTGCCCGTTGGCTGGCACGCCGACATGGCGCTGCGCCCGGCCGGCGGCCAGTCCTTCTCCGGCGACTTCGTGGTGGCGGCCCGCACCGGGCCGGGCCGGCGGATGCTGGAAGTCGTGCTGGCCGACGTCTCGGGCAAGGGCATGGACGCCGGCTCCCGGGCGCTGCTGCTCTCCGGGGCCTTCGGCGGCCTGCTCGGCTCGCTGCCGCCGCACGACTTCCTGCCCGCCGCCAACGGCTACCTGCTCCGGCAGGACTGGGAGGAGGGCTTCGCCAGCGCGGTGCACCTCGCCCTGGACCTGGACAGCGGCGAGTACGAGCTGCTCTCGGCCGGCCACCTGCCGGGCATGCAGCGCCTCGCCGGGGCCGGCCGCTGGGAGAGCAAGGAGTCCGCCGAGGGACCGCTGCTGGGCCTGTACGACGGCGCCAAGTTCGAGGGCGTGCGCGGCCGGCTGGGCCGCGGCGACGTGCTGATGCTCTGCACCGACGGCATGGTCGAGGTGTCCGGCCGGGACCTCTCCGAGGGCATGGACCGGCTGATGGGCGAGGCCGACCGGCTGGTGGCCGGCGGCCAGTTGGGCCGGGCCGCCGGCGGCGCGGCCGGGCGGCTGATCGAGACCGTGGCCAAGGACATCAACGACGACCGCGCGGTGCTGCTGATCTGGCGCGAGTGA
- a CDS encoding DUF6348 family protein, producing the protein MEPEQRRLVIQHAVVRELSRYGREFALDGEVVRGPGSTAVAIREHLGPDGAAHADLGFVLDLGRADAPVVWDCTAGLGTTETEKLESAVRMWAATTAATVVELMDHQGRYGDHRRLPELPGWHAVQGPATVFGFQSARLTDWLGGRELLPELAAALAPELTDPRLNGVKLFFGGRAGDEVAEVRVNGEVSPAASAALAALDWPRAERFCWARLFVLLAADGASLEAVRSAERGRSPEPAPEPVAAVVRTARGGRLSRWWQARRAGQ; encoded by the coding sequence GTGGAGCCCGAGCAGCGGCGGCTGGTGATCCAGCACGCGGTGGTGCGGGAACTGTCCCGGTACGGGCGCGAGTTCGCCCTCGACGGGGAGGTGGTCCGCGGACCGGGCAGCACCGCGGTGGCGATCCGCGAGCACCTCGGGCCGGACGGCGCCGCGCACGCCGACCTCGGCTTCGTGCTCGACCTGGGCCGCGCGGACGCACCGGTGGTCTGGGACTGCACGGCCGGGCTGGGCACCACCGAGACCGAGAAGTTGGAGAGCGCGGTGCGGATGTGGGCGGCCACCACCGCCGCCACCGTGGTCGAACTGATGGACCACCAGGGCCGCTACGGCGACCACCGGCGGCTGCCCGAACTGCCGGGCTGGCACGCGGTGCAGGGGCCGGCCACGGTCTTCGGCTTCCAGAGCGCCCGGCTGACCGACTGGTTGGGCGGGCGGGAGCTGCTGCCGGAGCTCGCGGCCGCGCTCGCGCCGGAGCTGACCGACCCGCGGCTGAACGGGGTCAAGCTGTTCTTCGGCGGCCGGGCCGGTGACGAGGTGGCCGAGGTCCGGGTGAACGGCGAGGTCAGCCCGGCGGCCTCGGCGGCGCTGGCCGCGCTCGACTGGCCGCGGGCCGAACGGTTCTGCTGGGCGCGGCTGTTCGTGCTGCTGGCGGCCGACGGCGCCAGCCTGGAGGCGGTCCGCTCGGCCGAGCGCGGCCGGAGCCCCGAGCCCGCGCCGGAGCCCGTCGCGGCCGTCGTGCGAACGGCCCGGGGCGGCCGGCTGAGCCGCTGGTGGCAGGCCAGGCGGGCGGGGCAGTAG